One Alcaligenes ammonioxydans DNA segment encodes these proteins:
- a CDS encoding c-type cytochrome has translation MSARHCCRRPDIARFLIKLWPAALFVFLLPKQLAAHEPPLSPERQASLRSLLHQECGSCHGLKLNGGLGPALTSDALQGQSAAQIALTIIHGRPGTAMPGWNRFLHPSESLWLADFLLRTPDKKP, from the coding sequence GTGAGCGCCAGGCATTGCTGCCGGCGCCCTGATATCGCCCGCTTCCTGATAAAGCTATGGCCGGCTGCGTTGTTCGTATTTCTTTTGCCAAAGCAGCTCGCCGCCCATGAGCCGCCCCTCAGCCCGGAACGTCAAGCATCACTACGTAGCTTGCTGCATCAGGAATGTGGTTCGTGCCATGGTCTGAAGCTCAACGGCGGGCTGGGCCCAGCCTTGACGAGTGACGCCCTGCAAGGCCAAAGCGCGGCGCAGATCGCGCTGACGATCATCCACGGCCGTCCAGGGACGGCCATGCCCGGCTGGAATCGCTTTCTCCACCCCTCGGAAAGCCTGTGGCTGGCCGATTTTCTGCTTCGAACCCCGGACAAGAAACCATGA
- the cysT gene encoding sulfate ABC transporter permease subunit CysT, which yields MSQARLWGFLPAGRKQRALPGFGLTMGLSISYLSLIVLIPLSAVLLKTTSMGWSAFWETISAARVLASLKLTFGMAALAAVINGVFGLILAWVLVRYRFPGRRLVDALIDLPFALPTSVAGISLAAIYAPTGWIGAWAQPYVGQIAFTPWGVLIALVFIGLPFVVRTVQPVLEELEQEQEEVSACLGADRFQTVSKVILPAILPACLTGVALAFARAVGEYGSVIFIAGNVPMVSEITPLLIVIKLEQFDYAGASALAVLMMVLSFIILLAINRLQWYLQARHSGQARSKAARVAAPFALEGAR from the coding sequence ATGTCACAGGCTCGTCTTTGGGGATTTCTGCCCGCTGGCCGCAAGCAGCGGGCTTTGCCAGGCTTTGGCTTGACCATGGGTTTGTCCATCAGCTATTTAAGCCTGATTGTGCTCATACCGTTATCGGCTGTTTTGCTCAAGACCACCTCTATGGGCTGGTCAGCCTTTTGGGAGACCATCAGCGCCGCGCGTGTCCTGGCCTCGTTGAAGTTGACTTTTGGCATGGCGGCCTTGGCCGCTGTGATCAACGGCGTATTTGGTTTGATTCTGGCCTGGGTGCTGGTTCGATATCGTTTCCCAGGTCGCCGCCTTGTGGATGCCTTGATTGACTTGCCCTTTGCGTTGCCGACGTCGGTGGCTGGGATTTCTCTGGCAGCGATTTACGCACCTACCGGCTGGATCGGGGCATGGGCGCAACCCTATGTCGGGCAAATTGCGTTCACTCCCTGGGGGGTATTGATCGCCCTGGTGTTTATTGGCCTGCCGTTTGTAGTGCGCACCGTTCAGCCAGTTCTGGAGGAATTGGAGCAAGAGCAGGAGGAGGTCAGTGCCTGTTTGGGAGCCGATCGCTTTCAGACGGTCAGTAAAGTGATTCTGCCCGCCATTTTGCCGGCCTGCCTGACCGGTGTGGCCCTGGCGTTTGCCCGCGCAGTAGGGGAGTACGGCTCGGTTATTTTCATAGCCGGGAATGTGCCGATGGTCTCTGAAATTACGCCTTTACTCATCGTGATCAAGCTGGAACAGTTTGATTACGCTGGTGCCTCGGCGCTGGCGGTTCTGATGATGGTCTTGTCATTCATTATCTTGCTGGCAATCAATCGTTTGCAGTGGTATTTGCAAGCGCGTCATTCTGGGCAGGCGCGTAGCAAAGCGGCCAGGGTGGCTGCGCCTTTTGCCTTGGAGGGCGCCCGATGA
- a CDS encoding cytochrome D1 domain-containing protein — translation MKALITLGLLLVLSGCSTPPLRGTHDLGLVVERATGSVVVIETSQQSRLARIEGLGDLSHAHITYSRDGRYGYVFGRDGGLSKVDLLGQVLVRRIIQSGNAIGGAISQDGRLIVVQNYEPGGIRVFDADTLTLLSEVPSTYAPGKRAKVVGLADLPNQQFVYSLFEAGEIWLTDLSNPLRPITRRFPAGRQPYDAMVTPDGRYYIAGLFGEDALALLDLWNPEQGVRKILAGYGRGESALPVYKMPHLRGWALAGQNVFLPAIGRHEVLVASTLDWQEKARIPVLGQAVFVMAQPDGRQVWVNFAFPDNDKVQVIDVATSSVIRTLEVGKAVLHMEFTPRGEAVWISARDDNRVNVYDTRCFKHLSSLSIHQPSGVFFTHRSSRIGF, via the coding sequence ATGAAAGCTTTGATAACGCTTGGCCTGCTGCTTGTGCTAAGCGGCTGCTCGACCCCACCACTACGAGGCACTCACGATCTGGGACTGGTTGTCGAGCGCGCCACTGGCAGCGTCGTCGTGATTGAAACCAGCCAGCAAAGCCGTCTGGCGCGCATCGAAGGTCTGGGCGATCTGTCCCATGCTCACATCACCTATTCCCGCGACGGGCGCTACGGCTATGTGTTTGGTCGTGATGGCGGCCTGAGCAAGGTTGATCTGCTTGGGCAAGTTCTGGTGCGACGCATCATTCAGTCTGGCAATGCCATCGGTGGCGCCATCTCGCAAGACGGCAGACTGATTGTGGTACAGAACTACGAGCCAGGCGGCATCCGGGTTTTCGATGCCGATACCCTCACTTTGCTCAGCGAGGTCCCCTCTACCTACGCCCCCGGCAAGCGCGCCAAAGTGGTGGGTCTGGCAGATTTGCCCAATCAGCAGTTCGTCTACTCTCTGTTCGAGGCAGGCGAGATCTGGTTGACCGACCTGTCCAATCCCCTCAGGCCTATCACCCGTCGCTTTCCGGCCGGCCGCCAGCCCTACGATGCCATGGTGACCCCAGACGGACGGTACTACATTGCCGGGCTGTTTGGCGAAGACGCCTTGGCGTTGCTGGACTTATGGAACCCTGAACAAGGTGTCCGAAAGATCCTGGCTGGCTATGGTCGGGGCGAATCGGCCTTGCCGGTGTACAAGATGCCGCATCTGCGTGGCTGGGCACTGGCAGGCCAGAATGTATTCCTGCCTGCCATAGGGCGCCACGAGGTGCTGGTTGCCAGTACCTTGGACTGGCAAGAAAAGGCCCGCATTCCGGTCCTGGGCCAGGCCGTATTTGTGATGGCCCAGCCTGATGGTCGCCAGGTTTGGGTGAACTTCGCCTTTCCAGACAACGACAAGGTGCAGGTCATTGACGTCGCGACATCCAGCGTGATCCGGACCCTGGAAGTGGGCAAGGCTGTGCTGCATATGGAGTTTACGCCTCGAGGCGAGGCGGTTTGGATCTCGGCACGCGATGACAACCGGGTCAACGTATACGACACCCGCTGTTTCAAACACCTGAGCAGCCTGAGTATTCATCAGCCCAGTGGCGTGTTTTTTACGCATCGGAGCAGTCGCATTGGTTTCTGA
- a CDS encoding sulfate ABC transporter substrate-binding protein, with translation MKRFQQKWKGMRAGALLALVLAAASAVAAEVSILNVSYDPTRELYAEFNKAFQAHYKSQTGEQVVIRSSHGGSSKQARTVIDGVPADVVTLGISSDIDQIAQSGLLDKGWQARLPDNSTPYTSTIVLLVRKGNPKGIHDWNDLIRPDVKVVTPNPKTSAGARWNYLAAWLYALKQANGDEEQARDFVAKLYRNVSVLDSGARGSTTTFVERGIGDVLIAWENEALLSVKDLGPDRFDIVVPSSSILAEPPVALVDANAAKHGTEKVAQAYLEYLYSPEGQEIAARHFYRPRLESVAAKYRDQFPALKLYKVDDELGGWTQVQAKHFADGGVFDSIYLSK, from the coding sequence ATGAAGCGGTTTCAACAGAAGTGGAAAGGCATGCGGGCAGGAGCCTTGCTGGCACTGGTGCTGGCGGCGGCAAGTGCGGTGGCAGCCGAAGTCAGTATTCTGAATGTCTCGTACGACCCGACACGTGAGCTCTACGCTGAGTTCAACAAGGCCTTCCAGGCCCACTACAAGTCACAAACGGGTGAGCAGGTGGTCATACGCAGCTCTCATGGCGGCTCCAGCAAGCAGGCGCGTACCGTGATTGACGGGGTGCCTGCGGATGTGGTGACACTGGGGATCTCTTCCGATATCGATCAGATCGCGCAGTCTGGTTTGCTGGACAAAGGCTGGCAGGCGCGTTTGCCGGACAACAGCACCCCTTATACCTCTACGATTGTCTTGCTGGTGCGCAAGGGCAATCCTAAAGGCATTCACGACTGGAACGACTTGATTCGCCCGGACGTCAAAGTGGTGACGCCCAATCCTAAAACCTCGGCGGGCGCGCGCTGGAATTACCTGGCTGCCTGGCTGTATGCCTTAAAGCAAGCCAATGGGGATGAAGAGCAGGCGCGTGATTTTGTGGCCAAGCTGTACCGTAATGTCAGCGTGCTGGACTCCGGCGCGCGTGGCTCGACCACGACCTTCGTCGAGCGGGGTATCGGTGATGTATTGATTGCCTGGGAGAACGAGGCGCTGTTGTCCGTCAAGGATCTGGGGCCCGATCGTTTTGATATTGTGGTGCCCTCCAGCAGCATCCTGGCTGAGCCGCCTGTGGCGCTGGTCGATGCCAATGCCGCCAAGCATGGTACGGAAAAAGTGGCCCAAGCCTATCTGGAGTATTTGTATAGCCCGGAAGGTCAGGAAATCGCTGCACGTCATTTTTACCGTCCTCGACTGGAGTCGGTGGCCGCCAAGTACCGCGATCAGTTTCCAGCGTTGAAGCTGTACAAGGTCGATGATGAGCTGGGCGGCTGGACTCAGGTTCAGGCCAAACACTTTGCGGACGGTGGTGTGTTCGACAGCATCTATTTGAGCAAATAA
- a CDS encoding HU family DNA-binding protein yields the protein MNKTELIEFISTKADLSKADAGRALDAFIDAVTTTLKEKDTVTLVGFGTFAVSERAARSGRNPRTGETIEIEGANVPKFRPGKALKDAVN from the coding sequence ATGAATAAAACCGAGCTTATCGAATTCATTTCCACCAAAGCCGATCTGTCCAAAGCTGACGCTGGTCGTGCACTGGATGCGTTTATCGATGCCGTGACCACCACGCTGAAAGAAAAAGATACGGTTACTCTGGTTGGTTTTGGCACCTTTGCTGTGTCGGAACGCGCTGCCCGTTCGGGTCGTAACCCACGTACCGGTGAAACTATCGAGATCGAAGGCGCCAACGTGCCCAAGTTCCGTCCCGGTAAGGCTCTGAAAGACGCTGTGAATTAA
- the ahbB gene encoding siroheme decarboxylase subunit beta: MVSELSPSAFQLLNAWQHGFPLEPRPFRKLGLLLGLSEPAVMDYLRGWRDQGIISRIGPVLNPACISSTLVGMQVPDRELDGVANWISTLPAVNHNYEREHAINLWFVLTCSDEAERRATLDHIACHTGLRPLSLPMLKAYHIDLGFSLLHHTKVNNPIAPGSGLPALGSVERKLLECALQGVEIQAEPFKPWAQYAQISEAQVLLHLRHFLAQGIFRRFGVVLHHRKLGYQANAMCVWTVDTQHIDAVGEKLAKQSGITLCYRRQPFPPYWNHNLFCMIHGKERGQVLSQHAQLNDDLGLSLLPQEVLFSKRCFKQRGALLNQPHHD; encoded by the coding sequence TTGGTTTCTGAACTCTCCCCTTCCGCTTTCCAACTACTCAATGCCTGGCAACACGGTTTCCCCCTGGAGCCACGTCCTTTTCGCAAACTGGGACTGCTACTGGGCCTGAGCGAACCAGCAGTGATGGACTACCTCCGAGGCTGGCGCGACCAAGGCATCATCAGCCGCATTGGACCGGTTCTGAACCCCGCCTGCATAAGCAGCACGTTGGTCGGCATGCAAGTTCCAGACCGAGAGCTGGATGGCGTGGCAAACTGGATCAGCACGCTACCGGCCGTCAACCATAATTACGAACGGGAGCACGCCATCAATCTCTGGTTTGTGCTGACCTGTTCAGATGAAGCAGAACGGCGCGCAACGCTCGATCACATCGCGTGCCACACGGGCTTACGGCCCCTGTCTCTGCCCATGCTCAAGGCCTATCACATTGATCTGGGTTTCAGCCTGCTTCATCACACCAAAGTAAACAACCCTATAGCGCCCGGCAGCGGTCTGCCTGCCTTGGGCAGCGTTGAACGCAAGCTGCTTGAATGCGCATTACAAGGCGTGGAGATTCAGGCCGAACCGTTCAAACCCTGGGCTCAGTACGCGCAAATAAGCGAGGCGCAAGTACTGCTGCATCTACGCCACTTTCTGGCGCAAGGGATTTTCAGGCGGTTTGGTGTGGTTCTACACCATCGCAAGCTGGGCTATCAGGCCAATGCCATGTGCGTCTGGACAGTAGACACGCAGCATATCGACGCCGTGGGCGAAAAACTGGCCAAGCAAAGCGGCATCACGTTGTGCTATCGGCGCCAGCCCTTTCCACCCTATTGGAATCACAATCTGTTTTGCATGATTCACGGTAAAGAACGTGGGCAGGTGCTGAGCCAACATGCACAGTTGAACGACGATTTGGGCTTGAGCCTGTTGCCCCAGGAAGTTCTGTTCTCCAAACGTTGCTTCAAACAACGGGGCGCATTGCTTAACCAGCCTCATCATGACTAA
- a CDS encoding cold-shock protein, translated as MKTEIGIVKWFNNEKGFGFIMPESGGKDLFAHHSEIQGSGFKSLEENQRVSFVAGVGQKGPCATQIQII; from the coding sequence TTGAAAACAGAAATTGGTATCGTGAAGTGGTTCAATAACGAAAAAGGCTTCGGCTTCATCATGCCGGAGAGTGGCGGTAAAGACCTCTTCGCACACCACAGTGAAATTCAGGGCTCTGGGTTTAAATCTCTTGAAGAAAACCAACGCGTTTCCTTCGTTGCAGGCGTAGGCCAAAAAGGCCCTTGCGCTACCCAGATCCAAATCATCTGA
- the cysW gene encoding sulfate ABC transporter permease subunit CysW, with translation MSSLAMEPAVPVVSVPRARLRAAQDEGPVVKAVLIGLALLFFVLFLLLPLILVFMTAFSRGVLPYLSALNQSDTMHAASLTVLVAVIAVPLNIAFGLAASWAIARFEFRGKSLLTTLIDLPFSVSPVIAGLMFLLIFGRQGPFWDWLDANNIRIVFALPGLVLATLFVTFPFVARELIPLMQMQGSDEEQAARVLGANGRQMFWRVTLPKIKWGLLYGVILCNARAMGEFGAVSVLSGHIRGQTNTLPLHVEIEYNDYHTVGAFAAASVLAVLALLTLALKLWAERKMVQDGHRG, from the coding sequence ATGAGCAGCCTGGCGATGGAACCCGCTGTACCTGTGGTGTCGGTGCCAAGGGCACGCCTGCGGGCAGCGCAGGATGAGGGGCCGGTCGTCAAGGCGGTACTGATTGGCCTTGCCTTGCTGTTTTTTGTTCTGTTTTTGCTGCTGCCCTTAATCCTGGTGTTCATGACAGCGTTCAGTCGTGGTGTCTTGCCATATCTGTCGGCACTGAATCAGAGCGATACCATGCATGCGGCCAGTTTGACCGTGCTCGTGGCTGTTATTGCCGTCCCCTTGAATATCGCGTTTGGTTTGGCGGCTTCCTGGGCTATTGCCCGTTTTGAGTTTCGTGGTAAAAGCCTGTTGACCACCTTGATTGACCTGCCCTTTTCGGTCTCGCCAGTGATCGCGGGTTTGATGTTCCTATTGATTTTTGGTCGTCAGGGCCCGTTTTGGGACTGGCTCGATGCCAATAACATCCGTATTGTGTTCGCCTTGCCGGGGCTGGTTCTGGCAACCCTGTTTGTTACCTTCCCGTTTGTGGCGCGCGAGCTGATCCCGCTCATGCAAATGCAGGGTAGCGACGAAGAGCAGGCCGCGCGGGTGTTGGGAGCCAACGGGCGACAGATGTTCTGGCGCGTGACCTTGCCCAAGATCAAATGGGGTCTACTGTATGGGGTGATTTTGTGCAATGCCCGTGCAATGGGCGAGTTCGGGGCAGTGTCGGTATTGTCTGGTCATATACGTGGCCAGACCAATACCCTGCCTTTGCATGTAGAGATTGAGTACAACGACTATCACACCGTGGGCGCTTTTGCCGCCGCTTCGGTGCTGGCAGTTTTGGCTTTGCTGACGCTGGCGCTTAAATTGTGGGCCGAGCGCAAAATGGTTCAAGACGGTCATCGTGGATGA
- a CDS encoding BON domain-containing protein — protein MNSRTLSNLLLASTLSLGFSTVVIADSKPSHPDLSATTGHASKDPKTPGEANAKEVSTHRAGAGDKHGDAEISQKIKAALHADHALKDKNIAVEMNDGVATLSGTVSNDSEYKKAVAVAEKTEGVKQVKATGLSVNK, from the coding sequence ATGAACTCCAGAACTCTTTCTAACTTGCTACTTGCTTCTACGCTCAGCTTAGGATTTAGCACGGTCGTCATCGCGGACAGCAAACCCTCTCACCCGGATCTTTCCGCAACAACCGGGCATGCAAGCAAAGACCCCAAAACGCCAGGGGAAGCAAATGCCAAAGAGGTGAGCACCCACCGCGCTGGGGCGGGGGACAAACACGGTGACGCCGAAATCAGTCAAAAAATTAAAGCGGCACTCCATGCCGATCATGCACTCAAAGACAAAAACATTGCTGTTGAGATGAACGACGGAGTTGCAACACTAAGCGGAACTGTCTCCAACGACAGCGAGTACAAGAAAGCAGTTGCAGTGGCTGAAAAAACCGAAGGCGTAAAACAGGTGAAGGCCACCGGACTGAGCGTCAACAAATAA
- the cobA gene encoding uroporphyrinogen-III C-methyltransferase, with the protein MHGKVYLVGAGPGDPELLTVRALYLLQQADAVVHDRLVSRAIMSCVNPEASLHDVGKVAACRAGMQDDINALLLSLSKTHQHVVRLKGGDPFVFGRGGEEQLYLHQHGVQVEVVPGITAAIGAAASLGIPLTHRGLASSMRVVTGHLRDNRGLELDWASLSDPSCTLVFYMAMANCGHIAQALIQHGRDADTPIALAQDATLKNQRWGLGTLQTLPQLAETFSPPALLIIGDVVRLHPDYPRPRAPAQDTRHVEPFGALT; encoded by the coding sequence ATGCACGGCAAGGTTTATCTGGTTGGAGCGGGTCCGGGTGACCCTGAACTTCTCACAGTGCGGGCTTTATACCTGCTGCAACAGGCCGATGCCGTCGTCCACGACCGTCTGGTCAGCCGCGCAATCATGAGCTGCGTCAACCCGGAAGCCAGTTTGCACGATGTTGGAAAAGTGGCAGCCTGCAGAGCCGGTATGCAAGACGACATCAATGCCTTGCTTTTGTCGCTGAGCAAAACACACCAGCATGTCGTTCGCCTCAAAGGTGGCGATCCCTTCGTCTTTGGGCGAGGTGGCGAGGAGCAGCTTTATCTGCATCAGCATGGTGTTCAGGTAGAGGTTGTGCCGGGTATTACGGCTGCCATCGGCGCGGCTGCCTCCCTGGGTATTCCCCTGACCCATCGCGGTCTGGCCAGCAGCATGCGTGTGGTCACCGGTCACCTGCGTGATAACCGGGGTCTGGAACTGGACTGGGCGTCCTTGTCCGACCCCTCCTGTACGCTGGTGTTCTACATGGCCATGGCTAATTGCGGCCATATCGCCCAGGCCTTGATTCAGCATGGACGCGACGCGGACACTCCTATCGCCCTGGCTCAGGATGCCACGCTTAAAAATCAGCGCTGGGGTTTAGGCACATTGCAAACCTTGCCGCAACTGGCAGAGACATTCAGTCCACCTGCCCTGCTGATCATCGGAGACGTTGTGCGTTTGCATCCCGATTACCCCCGGCCCCGAGCACCCGCTCAGGACACAAGGCACGTTGAGCCATTCGGAGCATTGACGTGA